The following are from one region of the Prevotella communis genome:
- a CDS encoding DUF3575 domain-containing protein: MSDSIVTSPPVITDSLFDVIARGIRFRVNRTELLQDDPFIPLYNDSLVPWLKKNNLVLREVYVKGAASPEGPYLNNVRLSRERTKRLIEFLSSNLDQPIADRPLNAKCVTEDYAYLVKLMELAGDAEYKQVKYIWESCHGDERLCKKKLMAYNKGKTWKRLLQVYFPTLRQSRVVLWFAVSPKHMPIPSYHFTAKTEMLAIPALPDHISITESAPAVEKKYARRHLIAARTNLLHDFAYVPQFGLATSGNIQLEYYPLTGHYTYNAGFTFSNHRHWSEHKFMQVRDVQLELRRYFKGGGAFIGPYLAAYLEGTKYGIGFSATKGWEGEGGGAGLTIGHTCRLNKKGSLRLELSLSIGTFITRYDPYVWGNPITGFVDGLYYYDYHGSTSQFKERNHQFMWLGPTNAGIHLTYDIIYRKKKEVVR; this comes from the coding sequence GTGTCAGATTCTATTGTTACTTCTCCCCCTGTTATTACGGACTCCTTATTCGATGTGATAGCTCGTGGTATCCGCTTCCGTGTAAACAGAACAGAGTTGCTTCAGGACGATCCCTTTATACCTTTATATAATGACAGTCTTGTGCCTTGGCTCAAGAAAAACAACCTTGTATTACGTGAGGTTTATGTAAAGGGTGCAGCCTCTCCAGAAGGTCCTTACCTGAATAATGTCCGCTTGAGTCGCGAGCGTACAAAGCGATTGATAGAGTTCCTTAGCAGTAACTTGGATCAGCCGATTGCAGACCGTCCTTTGAATGCCAAATGTGTGACGGAGGATTATGCCTATTTGGTAAAACTGATGGAGCTTGCTGGTGATGCGGAATATAAACAAGTAAAATATATCTGGGAGAGTTGCCATGGTGATGAACGTCTGTGCAAGAAGAAGTTGATGGCATATAATAAGGGAAAGACCTGGAAGCGTCTGTTGCAGGTTTATTTCCCCACGTTGCGTCAGAGCCGGGTTGTGCTGTGGTTTGCAGTCAGTCCGAAACACATGCCTATACCCTCTTATCATTTTACCGCAAAGACAGAGATGCTTGCCATTCCAGCGCTTCCTGATCACATATCTATAACTGAGTCAGCGCCTGCTGTAGAAAAGAAATATGCGCGTAGGCATCTGATTGCGGCCAGGACAAATCTCCTTCATGATTTTGCTTATGTGCCACAATTCGGCCTTGCCACCAGTGGCAATATTCAATTAGAATATTACCCACTTACAGGCCATTATACCTATAATGCAGGCTTCACATTCTCAAATCATCGTCATTGGAGTGAGCATAAGTTTATGCAGGTGCGTGATGTACAGTTAGAGTTACGACGTTATTTCAAGGGTGGGGGAGCATTCATCGGCCCCTATCTTGCTGCTTACTTGGAGGGCACAAAATACGGTATTGGTTTTAGTGCTACCAAAGGCTGGGAAGGTGAAGGTGGTGGTGCCGGTCTTACCATTGGTCATACCTGTAGGTTGAATAAGAAAGGCAGTCTTCGACTGGAGCTAAGTCTCAGTATAGGAACTTTTATTACCCGCTACGACCCTTACGTATGGGGTAATCCAATCACTGGATTTGTTGATGGTCTTTACTATTATGATTATCATGGTAGTACCAGCCAGTTTAAGGAGCGTAACCATCAGTTCATGTGGCTTGGTCCTACCAATGCGGGTATTCATCTGACATACGATATAATTTATAGAAAGAAAAAGGAGGTAGTCAGATAA
- a CDS encoding fimbrillin family protein, with protein sequence MMKKVTIFAAIAMTMVGCSSDELVNSSTENKEAPIAFSVEKKNITRGDQATTLPSLESTGHYNFGVWAYKYGAGLSTQLVMDNYLVGYSNGSNEGYDKTNATTWASAIGTETDHTSPWFYEYLGTDEYKYDGTAGFYKASQSAYMSANANQYLRYWDLAYTNTNFYAYAPYRATGVSFNESTKKITVANTAQVAGYNDPSLQEFMYAGAQATNADLKDVKLKFKHLGAQVNLRFYEDVRGYRVEIIDVTDPNTGIQATPATTDGTTYAKADYYTTCGATIDFTTVGNPTATVDHSTASTTQDNLKFVIPAGTEDGLTSYTSKLSTNYNVIPEAVATGNTQNYAKSSTIYYPVAQPKTSKVGFTFHVSYKLIAEDNGEEITVHNARVFVPAKNGSEFIAAWQPSTKYTYTFKITKDSKGTTDPDDTTIDITKPDVPATPTVYPIVFDGATVEDYTIQENGSNF encoded by the coding sequence ATGATGAAAAAAGTAACTATTTTCGCTGCAATTGCTATGACCATGGTTGGTTGTAGTAGCGATGAGTTGGTAAACAGCTCAACTGAGAACAAAGAGGCTCCTATCGCCTTTAGCGTGGAGAAGAAGAACATTACCCGTGGAGACCAGGCAACGACTCTGCCCTCTCTTGAATCTACAGGCCACTACAATTTTGGTGTGTGGGCTTACAAGTATGGCGCAGGCCTGAGCACTCAACTGGTGATGGACAACTATCTGGTAGGTTACTCTAATGGATCGAATGAGGGTTACGACAAAACCAATGCTACCACTTGGGCTAGTGCCATCGGTACTGAAACCGACCACACCTCTCCTTGGTTCTACGAGTATCTTGGAACTGATGAATACAAGTATGATGGTACTGCAGGTTTCTACAAAGCATCTCAGAGTGCTTACATGTCTGCCAATGCCAACCAGTATCTTCGTTATTGGGACTTGGCTTACACCAACACCAACTTCTATGCATACGCTCCATATCGTGCCACTGGCGTTAGTTTCAATGAGAGCACAAAGAAAATTACTGTAGCCAACACCGCTCAGGTAGCTGGTTATAATGACCCCTCACTGCAGGAGTTTATGTATGCTGGTGCTCAGGCCACCAATGCTGATCTGAAGGACGTAAAGTTGAAATTCAAGCACCTCGGTGCTCAAGTAAACCTGCGCTTCTACGAAGATGTTCGTGGCTACAGAGTGGAGATCATCGATGTGACCGACCCTAACACCGGCATTCAGGCAACTCCTGCAACCACAGATGGCACGACCTACGCCAAGGCTGATTATTACACCACCTGTGGTGCAACCATCGACTTCACCACTGTTGGCAATCCCACTGCCACCGTTGACCACAGCACTGCTTCAACGACTCAGGACAACCTGAAGTTCGTGATTCCAGCCGGAACTGAAGACGGACTGACTTCATACACCTCAAAGCTTAGCACAAACTACAATGTGATACCTGAAGCAGTAGCAACCGGCAACACACAGAACTATGCTAAGTCTTCTACCATTTATTATCCTGTAGCTCAGCCCAAAACCAGCAAGGTTGGTTTCACCTTCCACGTCTCTTATAAGCTGATTGCTGAGGACAACGGCGAGGAAATCACCGTTCACAATGCACGTGTATTTGTACCTGCAAAGAACGGTTCAGAGTTTATCGCCGCTTGGCAGCCTAGCACCAAGTACACCTATACTTTCAAGATTACTAAGGATTCTAAAGGTACAACCGATCCTGATGATACTACTATTGATATCACCAAGCCTGATGTGCCTGCAACTCCTACTGTTTATCCTATCGTATTCGACGGTGCTACTGTTGAGGATTACACAATCCAAGAAAATGGCAGCAATTTCTAA
- a CDS encoding fimbrillin family protein, which translates to MAAISNHRINKTLSWWTGALLLCASLTACTSDSTIQEEDVDDGSVPMQFSQAVMSAPVRRAASTTNYLTQGFLVSCWKGFGSSKQALVMDKYEVKYKTDPWANLSKWDYVGSTAEGYRKTQIERYWDASAFPYRFYAISPCPVAADIDNFTLTDTKLEIPTTTTYVYQTCNNGVLTAGAEPYMPAQVECPNGSNEQDVDLLNKKVISKDRTQNGATTTYDRYVALPFHHLTSKVRFAIYNNYGKETPANFYIYNIKVKVVSDNFITEGHGYTADLAGSDMLHGSFTTTTKATSEAERLLLQTDDTKQGDLNKAIDREHAYYCECTDGMLQIPQTGIRMTISFDVYGLDYKSDFTSADGHIVYDKATKTIHYTDIAIKDDKNNIDSFDWESNNIYTYVLKVSEFYPLTIDFSAELTPWTYVYGNIETNLEK; encoded by the coding sequence ATGGCAGCAATTTCTAATCACAGAATCAACAAAACACTAAGTTGGTGGACTGGCGCACTCCTGTTGTGCGCCAGCCTCACCGCTTGTACTTCAGACTCTACTATCCAGGAAGAGGATGTGGACGACGGCAGTGTGCCCATGCAGTTCAGTCAGGCTGTGATGAGTGCACCAGTAAGACGTGCCGCTTCCACTACAAACTATCTGACACAGGGCTTCCTCGTAAGCTGTTGGAAGGGCTTTGGCTCTTCCAAACAGGCTCTGGTGATGGATAAGTATGAGGTAAAATACAAAACAGACCCTTGGGCTAATCTATCTAAGTGGGACTATGTGGGTTCTACTGCCGAGGGCTACCGCAAAACACAGATAGAGCGTTATTGGGACGCCTCGGCTTTCCCCTACCGCTTCTATGCTATCAGTCCATGTCCAGTTGCTGCTGATATCGATAACTTCACGCTAACAGATACAAAGTTGGAGATTCCAACTACCACAACCTATGTTTACCAGACATGCAATAACGGCGTATTGACTGCCGGTGCAGAGCCTTATATGCCTGCACAGGTAGAGTGCCCTAATGGTTCAAACGAGCAGGATGTTGACCTGCTTAATAAAAAGGTAATTAGCAAGGACCGTACGCAGAATGGCGCTACAACTACGTACGACCGATACGTAGCACTGCCCTTCCACCACCTGACGTCGAAGGTGCGCTTTGCCATCTACAACAACTACGGCAAGGAGACACCTGCCAACTTCTACATATATAATATAAAGGTGAAAGTTGTTTCCGACAACTTCATCACCGAGGGTCACGGCTACACAGCCGACCTCGCCGGCAGCGATATGCTGCATGGCTCATTCACTACTACAACAAAGGCAACCTCTGAAGCAGAAAGACTATTGCTCCAAACCGATGACACCAAGCAGGGTGACCTGAATAAAGCCATTGACCGCGAGCATGCCTATTACTGCGAATGTACAGATGGTATGCTGCAGATTCCACAGACAGGTATAAGGATGACCATCTCGTTTGATGTCTATGGCCTTGACTATAAGAGCGATTTCACCAGTGCCGATGGTCATATTGTGTATGACAAGGCCACCAAGACCATCCACTACACGGATATCGCTATCAAAGACGACAAGAATAATATCGATTCCTTCGATTGGGAGTCGAACAACATATACACATACGTCCTAAAAGTATCAGAGTTCTATCCGCTGACCATCGACTTCAGTGCTGAGCTCACTCCTTGGACATATGTCTACGGCAATATCGAGACAAATCTCGAAAAATAA
- a CDS encoding fimbrillin family protein — translation MKNLFYPLLFATALVSAACSNDLENDGNATDPSNKTAISFVGEDNAAALTRYGFAANTHIAMHIRSNKNGSTTDVRETRTVANALADATQSDVSFSTIEAPIDENVRYWDDAYGRSAQLSVFAVAVPGKGNTLKNNSTSLTDLLAGNGTNVTWSTGALSEEIAWTVSADQSGADVIANEDLTYSNNISANGKGGAKSYNYTSSAYDATNNGCLQFRLKDANMQDGPGKFDQGNLKFNHALSRITVNLVKGTGYGESSFSFAKDTNIKILNVPTAGKLDIEQGTWANETSSAINKMATTTTQSGAAYSLMAQMLPGYTFNEGSDVNVLEFVIDDNKYFITQGMMLDALNQGQNTSVTSLEMAQGKNYVFTITVGKSKIINVTATLEPWVDVEAANKDMDNSHIELSLFKNNDGTAADHFDLYRLNDESAEINTGASEAKNWNGNYTDKAGLTQNGNIWTTDWFFENNKSFYHFRTVNEGTKIEGTTDNAVDDYFVITSGTQADHDYHWGAPFLTSTTSPIQYSKTEGYAATLSPAIGATNSTINMTELHMMSNINVVLRTTKTSNAVALEDNGNQCEVSLTYFYANGQVKMGNGLVTTTGNLTTSATFTAPTAGIDDKDATYNKTGAFTFAVVPQALTRATGDNLYVGITIKTPDNNQYYVVKSLSDINATTNGGSQNQSKDEKVVFWYPNHNYTYTFTLTKAGISNVTCTVEKWVNVTADNKDISLED, via the coding sequence ATGAAAAATCTTTTCTACCCGCTGCTTTTCGCTACCGCTCTGGTATCAGCAGCATGTTCAAATGACTTGGAGAACGATGGCAATGCCACCGATCCCAGTAACAAAACAGCCATCTCGTTTGTAGGCGAAGACAACGCTGCTGCACTGACTCGTTATGGCTTTGCTGCTAATACCCACATTGCCATGCACATCCGTAGTAACAAAAACGGTTCTACTACCGATGTCCGCGAGACACGTACCGTGGCCAACGCTCTGGCAGATGCAACACAGTCAGACGTTTCATTCTCAACGATTGAGGCTCCCATCGATGAAAACGTACGCTATTGGGACGATGCTTATGGTCGCAGTGCCCAGCTGTCTGTGTTTGCCGTGGCTGTTCCTGGAAAGGGCAACACCCTAAAGAACAACAGCACCTCGCTTACCGACCTCCTCGCTGGCAATGGTACCAATGTTACCTGGAGTACTGGTGCACTGTCTGAGGAGATTGCCTGGACTGTATCTGCAGACCAGAGTGGTGCCGACGTGATTGCCAATGAGGACCTGACCTATAGCAACAACATCAGTGCTAATGGAAAGGGTGGCGCTAAGTCATACAATTATACAAGCAGTGCATACGATGCAACAAATAATGGCTGCCTGCAGTTCCGTCTGAAGGACGCCAACATGCAGGACGGCCCTGGTAAGTTTGACCAGGGTAACCTGAAGTTCAACCACGCTCTGAGCCGCATCACTGTTAACCTTGTTAAGGGTACTGGCTACGGCGAAAGTTCTTTCTCTTTTGCAAAAGATACCAACATCAAGATTTTGAATGTACCTACCGCAGGTAAGCTGGATATTGAGCAAGGTACATGGGCTAACGAAACAAGCAGTGCCATCAACAAGATGGCTACAACTACCACACAAAGTGGTGCTGCATATTCTTTGATGGCACAGATGCTGCCTGGCTACACTTTCAATGAGGGTAGCGACGTCAACGTGCTGGAATTTGTGATTGACGACAACAAGTATTTTATTACCCAGGGTATGATGCTCGATGCATTGAATCAGGGACAGAATACCTCTGTTACTTCTCTCGAAATGGCTCAGGGCAAGAACTATGTGTTTACCATCACTGTCGGAAAAAGTAAGATCATCAACGTGACGGCAACACTCGAACCATGGGTTGATGTGGAGGCTGCCAATAAGGATATGGACAACTCGCACATCGAACTGAGCCTCTTTAAAAACAATGATGGTACTGCTGCTGATCATTTCGACCTCTATCGTCTGAACGACGAGTCTGCAGAGATTAACACAGGTGCAAGTGAAGCAAAGAACTGGAATGGTAACTATACCGACAAGGCTGGCCTTACACAGAATGGCAACATCTGGACTACCGACTGGTTCTTCGAGAACAACAAGTCATTCTATCACTTCCGTACAGTCAACGAGGGAACAAAAATTGAGGGAACTACTGATAATGCTGTAGATGACTACTTCGTTATTACCTCTGGTACTCAGGCAGACCACGATTATCACTGGGGTGCTCCCTTCCTCACCAGCACAACAAGTCCTATTCAGTACAGCAAAACAGAAGGTTATGCAGCCACACTAAGCCCTGCTATCGGTGCTACCAACTCTACCATCAACATGACAGAGCTGCACATGATGAGTAATATCAATGTGGTGCTGCGTACGACGAAAACTTCAAATGCTGTTGCTCTCGAAGACAACGGAAACCAGTGCGAAGTATCGCTCACCTATTTCTATGCTAATGGTCAGGTAAAGATGGGTAATGGTCTGGTAACTACAACAGGCAACCTCACTACCAGCGCTACATTCACTGCTCCTACAGCAGGTATAGACGATAAAGACGCAACCTATAATAAGACAGGCGCCTTCACCTTTGCCGTTGTTCCTCAGGCTCTGACACGTGCTACCGGCGACAACCTCTATGTTGGCATTACCATCAAGACACCCGACAACAACCAGTACTACGTGGTTAAGTCGCTGAGCGATATTAACGCAACAACTAACGGAGGCAGTCAGAACCAGTCTAAAGACGAAAAGGTTGTTTTCTGGTACCCCAACCACAACTACACCTACACCTTCACGCTCACCAAGGCTGGCATCAGCAATGTGACTTGCACCGTGGAAAAATGGGTTAACGTAACTGCTGATAACAAGGATATTTCTCTGGAAGACTAA
- a CDS encoding fimbrillin family protein, whose translation MTGKKIIYACMTSLVLAVAACTNEDMDVSLNHTAEGAIDLSVGVEATPARRALTRAGGATSAYYAMKAGTQVRLKVDGRWTGKTPEAISQKTTCKTIAAESGSAVNALSFTEDEMLYWDDYGSGDPNNKTNTDQGLNVLGVAVDGKATAPTIADDSQWESLPWDVVTDGEDVLSGDIIVSNNLTAYQFAKRNDDEAKKMIFQHPLSKLTFNLTAADGFTKGTVGKTSYKFEKDPTVTLTNANTLAGISDAANDYALTKGTVSIASAQATSDGTKATLVAGTTSITDANITVIKQAVVYPGTQLGADDDAVIAIVNADDNIYYIRAKEIHNAIKTIGGHTDFKTLPGYNYIINVTVKKTGIILTASVTKWVDVDSEEVHPEINMTTKVGSDSHDELPAGFNGFDLWLNDHDIAKDYTNVATPTVNTAGEVVFAHTLYWVHHYQHLHFRGIYPTNTVVKEDATDQHQYVEVANGAYDATTFPSNFVMGLPEMAENTPCGNPDHANVYMDQEGICARKAPINLNFRYMMSQVEVTLKSSAEGSDNYVDLTNAEVELVNVGTKGHILLSDRSAVVTTYADEETLHSIDSKHYHGIIVPQLFENSKGKLKFKITVYSDSTKTKKDVYYAEVASIKVKEKGSTASAALTDAWKSGTHYVYDLMITKTEISATASLTDWTTVEGSQEVWF comes from the coding sequence ATGACAGGAAAGAAAATTATATATGCATGCATGACCTCGTTGGTGCTGGCAGTCGCTGCCTGTACCAATGAGGATATGGATGTATCGCTCAACCATACTGCCGAAGGTGCCATAGACCTCAGCGTGGGCGTTGAAGCTACACCAGCAAGGCGAGCCTTGACTCGTGCCGGTGGCGCTACGTCAGCGTACTATGCCATGAAGGCTGGTACGCAGGTGCGACTGAAGGTTGACGGCCGATGGACAGGAAAGACACCTGAGGCCATCAGCCAGAAGACCACCTGCAAGACTATCGCTGCAGAGAGCGGCTCGGCCGTCAACGCTTTGTCGTTCACCGAGGACGAGATGCTCTATTGGGACGACTATGGATCGGGCGATCCTAACAATAAGACTAACACAGACCAAGGCCTGAATGTGCTGGGCGTTGCCGTTGATGGTAAGGCAACTGCCCCCACGATTGCTGACGACAGCCAGTGGGAGAGCCTGCCTTGGGATGTTGTCACCGATGGCGAGGATGTGCTCAGTGGCGACATCATCGTGTCTAACAACCTCACTGCCTATCAATTTGCGAAGCGCAACGACGACGAGGCTAAGAAGATGATCTTTCAGCATCCACTGAGCAAGCTCACTTTCAACCTGACAGCTGCCGACGGCTTTACCAAGGGAACCGTAGGTAAGACTAGTTATAAGTTCGAGAAGGACCCCACGGTGACGTTGACCAATGCCAACACGCTGGCTGGCATCAGCGATGCAGCCAACGACTATGCGCTGACTAAAGGTACGGTAAGCATTGCCAGCGCCCAGGCCACAAGCGACGGCACAAAGGCTACCCTCGTTGCAGGAACCACCAGCATCACAGATGCTAACATCACCGTGATTAAGCAGGCCGTGGTCTATCCCGGCACTCAGTTGGGAGCAGATGATGATGCCGTGATTGCTATCGTAAATGCCGACGACAACATCTACTATATCAGAGCGAAAGAGATACACAATGCCATCAAGACCATTGGTGGACATACCGATTTCAAGACACTCCCAGGCTATAACTATATCATCAATGTGACCGTCAAGAAAACCGGCATCATCCTGACCGCTTCGGTAACGAAGTGGGTGGATGTCGATTCAGAAGAGGTTCATCCTGAAATCAACATGACCACCAAGGTGGGCAGCGACAGTCATGATGAGCTTCCCGCTGGTTTCAACGGTTTCGACCTTTGGCTGAACGACCACGACATTGCCAAGGACTATACCAATGTGGCAACACCGACGGTGAACACAGCCGGCGAAGTGGTGTTCGCTCATACGCTGTATTGGGTTCACCACTACCAGCACCTGCATTTCCGTGGTATCTATCCCACAAACACTGTGGTCAAAGAGGATGCCACCGACCAACACCAGTATGTGGAGGTGGCCAATGGTGCCTACGATGCAACGACATTCCCCAGCAATTTCGTGATGGGTCTGCCTGAGATGGCCGAGAACACACCATGCGGAAACCCCGACCATGCCAATGTCTATATGGACCAAGAGGGCATCTGCGCCCGCAAGGCACCTATCAACCTGAACTTCCGCTATATGATGAGTCAGGTAGAGGTAACACTGAAGTCAAGCGCTGAAGGCTCTGACAACTATGTAGACCTGACCAATGCCGAGGTGGAATTGGTGAATGTTGGTACCAAAGGACATATCCTGCTAAGTGACCGCTCTGCAGTGGTTACTACGTATGCAGACGAAGAAACGCTTCATAGTATAGACAGCAAGCACTATCATGGCATCATCGTGCCGCAGTTATTTGAGAATAGCAAAGGCAAGTTGAAGTTTAAGATTACTGTGTATAGCGACTCAACAAAGACCAAGAAGGATGTGTATTATGCAGAAGTAGCATCAATTAAAGTGAAGGAGAAGGGCTCTACCGCTTCTGCAGCACTAACCGATGCATGGAAGTCTGGTACCCATTACGTATATGATTTGATGATTACCAAGACAGAAATCTCTGCAACGGCTTCACTCACCGACTGGACAACAGTAGAAGGCAGCCAAGAGGTATGGTTCTAA
- a CDS encoding fimbrillin family protein codes for MTINKYIILALSILTFAGCSSDDDFSQEQSRLPLTFETSLSGSRSVTRAVGGSFDTGDKLLCYVRHIYSTDLSTDKNYLEVDPYKKLVTIIDGEPTEKLYWDDFSDNNSDGHYLRTANHALQSFYGYCYNGGEPTTALVNATGVLGWTTAADQTTDGDMKKNDLLWSPAQNPVTYVHAKENREGLSIPYTHAMSKFTIVVVADEGFEADDLNNATVTLKDMNKVGTFTAPTSTVEATGTTDVHMYANATDTEKSSRAYEAVAVPMLEMTKDQLLATINDVDGNNYEVYLTDAILTAWTDGIKENKSQSGVNYKLTITLNKQTITVVATLADWTDVSATGTGEINFTADVKSIDKDNAGLTDGDAFTLWKMSALTKEAFAEAKKTIATYSGSAFTYDKKLYWDKASDDSYFRALAKKETKLTAVEDTTLAQGTDLLWGTTAGHTGTEANGTEHKYEEGVAINPRTGAVPLIFKHVMSKVVVNLETTDDASQVVTTGATVTMTKVIDNGTMNIFTGKVKSGDSKSDVVVKNKDNTITEAIMVPQEINDKAKIVITLADSTTYSLLLNTCEDKDKKAVTDWYSGNLYEYTITLKKEEIQFRVMVKDWERNIGSGNATLDWD; via the coding sequence ATGACAATTAATAAATATATCATACTCGCACTATCAATCCTGACGTTTGCAGGTTGTTCCAGCGACGATGACTTCTCGCAGGAGCAGAGCCGTCTGCCCTTGACGTTCGAGACGAGTCTGTCGGGTAGCCGTTCTGTAACGCGTGCTGTCGGTGGCTCCTTTGACACTGGTGATAAGTTGCTGTGCTATGTACGTCATATCTATAGTACGGATTTAAGTACAGACAAGAACTATCTGGAGGTTGATCCTTACAAGAAACTTGTGACTATCATAGATGGTGAACCTACGGAGAAGCTCTATTGGGACGATTTCAGCGATAATAATAGTGATGGCCATTATCTTCGTACCGCTAATCATGCCTTGCAGTCATTCTACGGCTACTGCTATAATGGCGGCGAGCCTACAACTGCACTTGTTAATGCTACTGGCGTTCTTGGTTGGACAACAGCAGCCGACCAGACCACTGATGGCGATATGAAAAAGAACGACCTGCTTTGGTCTCCTGCCCAGAATCCTGTAACATACGTGCATGCAAAAGAGAACCGTGAAGGTTTGTCCATCCCTTACACCCACGCCATGAGCAAGTTCACTATTGTGGTTGTTGCGGACGAGGGTTTTGAGGCAGACGATTTAAATAACGCGACGGTAACCCTGAAGGACATGAATAAGGTGGGTACCTTTACCGCGCCGACCTCTACAGTGGAGGCAACAGGTACTACCGATGTACATATGTATGCTAATGCAACAGATACAGAGAAGTCTTCTCGCGCCTACGAGGCCGTAGCTGTACCTATGTTGGAGATGACGAAAGACCAGCTCCTCGCTACTATCAACGATGTAGATGGTAATAACTATGAGGTGTATTTGACTGATGCTATCCTGACAGCATGGACTGACGGCATTAAGGAAAACAAGAGCCAGAGTGGCGTCAACTACAAACTCACCATCACCCTGAACAAGCAGACTATCACTGTGGTGGCTACATTGGCTGACTGGACCGATGTAAGTGCTACGGGTACAGGCGAGATTAACTTCACCGCCGACGTAAAGAGCATCGACAAGGATAATGCTGGTCTGACGGATGGCGATGCCTTCACGTTGTGGAAGATGAGTGCTCTGACAAAGGAGGCTTTTGCCGAGGCCAAGAAGACCATCGCTACCTACAGCGGAAGCGCATTTACATACGACAAAAAGCTCTATTGGGATAAAGCTTCGGACGATTCCTACTTCCGTGCTTTGGCTAAGAAAGAAACAAAGCTGACGGCTGTAGAAGATACAACCCTTGCTCAGGGCACTGACCTGCTATGGGGAACCACTGCGGGGCACACTGGCACCGAGGCTAATGGTACTGAGCACAAATACGAAGAAGGTGTTGCCATCAACCCACGTACGGGTGCTGTACCCCTGATCTTCAAGCATGTGATGAGTAAGGTGGTTGTTAATCTTGAGACAACTGATGATGCTTCGCAGGTAGTAACCACCGGAGCTACTGTCACCATGACGAAAGTCATTGATAATGGTACGATGAACATCTTTACCGGAAAGGTAAAATCTGGCGATAGTAAATCTGATGTTGTCGTGAAGAATAAAGACAATACCATCACGGAAGCCATCATGGTGCCTCAGGAGATTAATGATAAGGCTAAGATTGTTATCACGCTTGCCGACAGCACCACCTATTCCCTGTTGCTTAATACTTGTGAGGACAAAGATAAAAAGGCCGTGACGGATTGGTATAGTGGCAACCTGTATGAATACACCATTACCCTTAAGAAGGAGGAGATTCAGTTCCGTGTAATGGTCAAGGACTGGGAAAGGAACATTGGAAGTGGTAATGCCACGCTCGACTGGGACTAA